One Actinospica robiniae DSM 44927 genomic region harbors:
- a CDS encoding oxidoreductase, with protein MELALEGRTAIVTGASRGIGLACTRALAAAGADVVAGARKGSDELTELTEKASVRWLEVDLAQPEGPARLAAAVGGPVDVLVNNVGGAPARPDGFAGITDQQWADTLNLNLLAAIRMTRAVVPGMVERGSGAIVNIGSVNAELPDPLVLDYSVAKAALHAFAKGLSKEVGPKGVRVNTVSPGPVATDLWLGTNGIADSVQRATGAAPGEAQKAAAAATATGRFSRPEEIADLVLLLASDATANVTGSFIRIDGGLVPTW; from the coding sequence ATGGAGCTCGCGCTGGAAGGACGCACTGCGATCGTCACCGGAGCCAGCCGTGGAATCGGCCTGGCTTGCACGAGGGCACTCGCGGCCGCCGGGGCGGACGTGGTCGCGGGCGCCCGGAAGGGGTCCGACGAGCTGACGGAGCTGACCGAAAAAGCCTCGGTGCGCTGGCTGGAGGTCGACCTCGCGCAGCCCGAGGGCCCGGCCCGGCTGGCCGCCGCGGTGGGCGGCCCGGTGGACGTCCTGGTCAACAACGTCGGCGGAGCCCCGGCGCGGCCAGACGGGTTCGCCGGCATCACGGACCAGCAGTGGGCCGACACGCTGAACCTGAACCTGCTCGCCGCGATCCGGATGACGCGTGCGGTGGTGCCCGGAATGGTCGAGCGCGGCTCCGGGGCGATCGTGAACATCGGTTCGGTGAACGCCGAGCTCCCCGACCCCCTGGTGCTCGACTACAGCGTGGCCAAGGCCGCCCTGCACGCGTTCGCGAAGGGCCTGTCCAAGGAGGTCGGGCCGAAGGGTGTGCGCGTCAACACGGTCAGCCCCGGCCCGGTGGCCACGGATCTGTGGCTCGGCACGAACGGCATCGCCGACTCGGTCCAGCGTGCCACCGGTGCCGCCCCAGGCGAAGCCCAGAAGGCCGCCGCGGCAGCCACCGCGACCGGACGCTTCTCCCGTCCGGAGGAGATCGCAGACCTCGTGCTCCTGCTCGCCTCGGACGCCACCGCCAACGTCACCGGCTCGTTCATCCGGATCGACGGCGGTTTGGTGCCGACTTGGTGA
- a CDS encoding zinc-binding dehydrogenase: MMALRAHARGGPEQLVYESAPRPSPGPGEALVRVHAAAITFAELGWDETWTRQDGSDRTPIIPGHEVSGVVEEAGPGCALAVGDEVYGLIDFDRDGAAAQYVTVPGDVLARKPAGATHEQAAAMALSALTAWQALVDQAGIEQGERVLIIGAPGGVGVYAVQLARARGAEVTGTGRESGRELVTRLGAQRFLDYTAGPLDPGASGFDVVLDAAGAGDDESFYRALRPGGRMILLAGPPDADRAKKHEVHATFFIVTPDGAELAALAALVDKGELEPVVGQRYPLAEGRTAFESGSRPRPPGKTVLLVG; the protein is encoded by the coding sequence ATGATGGCGCTGCGTGCCCACGCCCGCGGCGGCCCGGAGCAGCTGGTCTACGAGTCGGCCCCCCGCCCGTCGCCCGGCCCCGGGGAGGCGCTGGTGCGCGTGCACGCGGCGGCGATCACGTTCGCCGAACTGGGCTGGGATGAGACCTGGACCAGGCAGGACGGCTCGGACCGCACCCCGATCATCCCCGGCCACGAGGTCTCCGGCGTGGTGGAGGAGGCGGGCCCGGGCTGCGCCCTCGCCGTCGGGGACGAGGTCTACGGCCTGATCGACTTCGACCGGGACGGCGCGGCCGCCCAGTACGTGACCGTGCCCGGCGACGTGCTCGCCCGCAAGCCGGCCGGCGCGACCCACGAGCAGGCCGCGGCCATGGCGCTCTCGGCGCTGACCGCCTGGCAGGCGCTGGTCGATCAGGCCGGGATCGAGCAGGGAGAAAGGGTCCTGATCATCGGCGCGCCCGGCGGTGTCGGCGTGTACGCGGTCCAGTTGGCTCGGGCCAGGGGCGCCGAAGTGACGGGCACCGGCCGGGAATCCGGCCGTGAACTGGTGACCCGGCTCGGCGCGCAGCGGTTCCTGGACTACACCGCGGGCCCGCTCGATCCTGGCGCATCAGGGTTCGATGTCGTACTCGACGCGGCCGGCGCCGGGGATGACGAGTCGTTCTACCGGGCGCTGCGTCCCGGCGGCCGGATGATCCTGCTGGCCGGACCGCCTGACGCCGATCGCGCGAAGAAGCACGAGGTGCACGCCACCTTCTTCATCGTCACGCCGGACGGAGCGGAGCTGGCCGCGCTGGCCGCCCTGGTGGACAAGGGCGAGCTCGAGCCGGTCGTGGGCCAGCGCTACCCGCTGGCCGAGGGGCGGACCGCGTTCGAGAGCGGAAGCCGGCCGCGCCCGCCGGGAAAGACCGTGCTCCTGGTCGGCTGA
- a CDS encoding alpha/beta hydrolase → MTPTTGSGDGTPVLFIHGLWLHPTSWYAWEKLFQEKGFTTAAPGWPGVAGTVEASREDPEAIAGKGIDEVTDHYARIVEAMPSPPVLVGHSFGGMIAQKLLGKGYGCAAVAIDAAQFKGVLPVPLSALRATFPVFRNPSNRRKAVSLTSQQFRYAFGNAVSAEESDQLHSMWAIPAPGRPLFEAAAANFSRHSPAAVDTHADERGPLLLIMGRRDRTVPEAITKSEYKQQNASRATTDLMEYRDRGHSLTIDSGWREIAEDCLIWIGRHVPAMA, encoded by the coding sequence ATGACGCCGACCACGGGCTCCGGCGACGGCACGCCGGTGCTGTTCATCCACGGCTTGTGGCTGCACCCGACCTCCTGGTACGCGTGGGAGAAACTGTTCCAGGAGAAGGGATTCACGACCGCGGCGCCCGGCTGGCCCGGCGTCGCCGGCACGGTCGAGGCGTCCCGAGAGGACCCCGAGGCGATCGCCGGCAAGGGGATCGACGAAGTCACCGACCACTACGCGCGCATCGTGGAGGCCATGCCCTCGCCGCCGGTGCTCGTCGGCCACTCCTTCGGCGGGATGATCGCGCAGAAGCTGCTCGGCAAGGGGTACGGCTGCGCGGCCGTGGCCATCGACGCCGCGCAGTTCAAGGGCGTGCTGCCGGTCCCGCTCTCCGCGCTCAGGGCGACGTTCCCGGTCTTCCGCAACCCGTCGAACCGCCGCAAGGCCGTTTCCCTGACGTCGCAACAGTTCCGCTACGCCTTCGGCAACGCGGTGAGCGCCGAGGAATCCGACCAGCTGCACTCGATGTGGGCGATCCCGGCCCCAGGTCGTCCGCTGTTCGAGGCCGCCGCCGCGAACTTCTCCCGCCACTCCCCCGCCGCCGTCGACACCCATGCGGACGAGCGCGGCCCACTGCTGCTGATCATGGGCCGCCGGGATCGCACTGTGCCGGAAGCCATCACGAAGTCCGAATACAAGCAGCAGAACGCGTCCCGCGCGACGACGGATCTGATGGAGTACCGGGATCGCGGCCACTCGCTGACCATCGACAGCGGCTGGCGCGAAATCGCAGAAGACTGTCTCATTTGGATCGGCAGGCACGTCCCGGCCATGGCCTGA
- a CDS encoding class I SAM-dependent methyltransferase, with protein sequence MLGDTSSGTTTAPSPRRRGDYGVDGDFETVSPRGQLVVVGAIVAALAALTAVLATVADAPAFAVIPGILAVALVLGVTSYIHTTRVGKFVVWSRVLGDLQLRGDEEVLDLGCGRGALLTMVAELLPNGRAVGIDLWHADQTGNSPEATLRNAALEGVADRVEVRTGDVTRLPFDDDSFDLVISNLVLHNIPSAAARQAAIDEAVRVLRPGGRIVIGDLMHTKHYRARLLELGLTDLSRRDLGWHMWWGAPFFPTRLVTGWYRR encoded by the coding sequence ATGCTCGGTGACACTTCTTCGGGGACGACGACGGCGCCGTCGCCCCGACGCCGCGGCGATTATGGCGTCGACGGCGACTTCGAAACGGTCTCGCCACGCGGCCAACTCGTTGTCGTCGGCGCGATCGTCGCCGCGCTCGCGGCGTTGACGGCGGTGCTGGCCACCGTCGCCGATGCGCCCGCGTTCGCCGTGATTCCCGGCATCTTGGCAGTCGCGCTCGTCCTTGGCGTCACCTCTTACATCCACACCACTCGCGTCGGGAAGTTCGTGGTCTGGTCCCGAGTGCTCGGTGATCTACAGTTGCGCGGCGACGAAGAAGTGCTCGATCTCGGCTGCGGCCGCGGCGCGCTGCTGACGATGGTCGCTGAGTTGCTGCCGAACGGACGCGCAGTCGGCATCGATCTGTGGCATGCGGACCAGACCGGCAACAGCCCCGAGGCGACCCTCCGCAATGCCGCCCTCGAGGGCGTAGCCGACCGCGTCGAGGTGCGCACGGGAGACGTGACCCGGCTGCCCTTCGACGACGACAGCTTCGACCTCGTCATCAGCAACCTGGTCCTGCACAACATCCCGTCGGCGGCAGCGAGGCAGGCCGCGATCGACGAGGCCGTCCGTGTACTGCGGCCCGGCGGCCGCATCGTGATCGGCGATTTGATGCACACGAAGCACTACCGCGCACGCCTGCTCGAACTAGGGTTGACCGACCTGAGCCGGCGGGATCTCGGGTGGCACATGTGGTGGGGTGCGCCCTTCTTCCCGACCCGGCTCGTCACGGGCTGGTACCGCCGGTGA
- a CDS encoding alpha/beta fold hydrolase, with protein MKKTDERSAREQVVQLDDSDVYVVEHGDPAAPALVLIHGTMVSAVCWEPVMPALARDFHVIAVDLPGCGRSTTAVGGLDVPAQARRVGEVLDRLGVRPVTAIGHSSGCLVATSLAEQRPDALDALVLIDMGPDLTAEYPESPVAGLIFLPIVGALLWRLRTESALRSAARSGFTLPVEIPGVLIEHLMRVTRRDFMGMTRGSRDFLTRRSLPDRIAPLGLPLLVVFGTEDRRWRVSSADAYRGVPGARTDLLEGVGHTPMMEDPDRTVPLLLDFLESVRAGEKESDINAR; from the coding sequence GTGAAGAAAACTGACGAACGGTCTGCGCGCGAGCAGGTCGTGCAGCTCGACGACAGCGACGTGTACGTCGTCGAACACGGTGACCCGGCCGCGCCCGCCCTGGTGCTGATCCACGGGACCATGGTCTCCGCGGTGTGCTGGGAACCGGTGATGCCCGCCTTGGCGAGAGACTTCCACGTGATCGCCGTCGATCTGCCCGGCTGCGGGCGGTCGACGACGGCTGTCGGCGGGCTCGACGTGCCCGCCCAGGCGCGCCGGGTGGGCGAGGTCCTGGATCGGCTCGGCGTGCGGCCGGTGACGGCGATCGGGCACTCCTCCGGCTGCCTGGTGGCCACCTCGCTCGCCGAGCAGCGGCCCGACGCCCTCGATGCCCTGGTGCTGATCGACATGGGCCCCGATCTGACCGCCGAGTACCCCGAGAGCCCTGTCGCCGGCCTGATCTTCCTGCCGATCGTGGGCGCTCTGCTCTGGCGGCTGCGGACCGAGTCCGCCTTGCGCAGCGCCGCGAGGTCCGGCTTCACCCTCCCGGTCGAGATCCCCGGCGTCCTCATCGAGCACCTCATGCGGGTGACCCGCCGGGACTTCATGGGCATGACGCGCGGATCGCGCGACTTCCTCACCCGGCGAAGCCTTCCGGACCGGATCGCGCCGCTGGGCCTGCCGCTGCTGGTGGTCTTCGGCACCGAGGACCGTCGCTGGCGCGTCTCCAGCGCGGATGCCTACCGCGGAGTCCCGGGAGCGCGCACCGACCTGCTCGAGGGCGTGGGCCACACGCCGATGATGGAGGACCCTGATAGGACCGTTCCGCTCCTGCTCGACTTCCTCGAGTCCGTCCGGGCAGGGGAAAAGGAGTCGGATATCAATGCTCGGTGA
- a CDS encoding helix-turn-helix domain-containing protein → MRTLIPVRIGPAVVDVAVPPGPSPALPGVRMAGFRGCAHSTLDLQVVPYPELTLFVDFGDALLVDDASGRQQRGTIVVGLGPGSVRGSAREADCLQIRLSPPVAHAVFGGSSELGGTVTGLDDLWGSEAARFQEQLREAGSWEGRFALAQAMLARRCEAGRRLDPEVGFVWRRMMGTGGQTRVEYLADEVGWSRKRLWSRFRTQVGLTPKQAAKLIRFDSAVRRLAAGHSAASAAADGGFVDQSHLSRDVKDFTGMTPAAVAHASWLAVDDIAWPTRNISPRPQAPLRRR, encoded by the coding sequence ATGCGGACTCTCATACCGGTTCGTATCGGCCCGGCCGTGGTGGACGTGGCGGTGCCGCCGGGACCTTCGCCTGCGCTGCCGGGCGTCCGGATGGCCGGGTTCCGGGGCTGCGCGCACAGCACGCTCGATCTGCAGGTGGTGCCCTACCCGGAGTTGACGCTGTTCGTCGACTTCGGCGACGCACTGCTCGTCGACGACGCCAGCGGGCGGCAGCAGCGCGGCACCATCGTGGTCGGGCTCGGGCCGGGCAGCGTCCGCGGCAGCGCGCGGGAGGCCGACTGCCTGCAGATCCGGCTCTCGCCGCCGGTCGCGCACGCGGTGTTCGGCGGCTCCTCGGAGTTGGGCGGAACGGTCACGGGCTTGGACGATCTGTGGGGGAGTGAGGCCGCGCGCTTCCAGGAGCAGTTGCGTGAGGCCGGGTCGTGGGAGGGGCGCTTCGCGCTCGCGCAGGCCATGCTCGCGCGGCGCTGCGAAGCGGGGCGGAGGCTTGATCCGGAGGTCGGCTTCGTCTGGCGGCGGATGATGGGCACCGGCGGGCAGACGCGGGTCGAGTATCTCGCCGACGAGGTCGGCTGGAGCCGTAAGCGCCTGTGGTCGCGGTTCCGGACGCAGGTGGGCCTCACGCCCAAGCAGGCCGCGAAGCTCATCCGCTTCGACAGCGCGGTGCGCCGGCTCGCGGCCGGGCACAGCGCCGCGTCGGCCGCCGCGGACGGCGGGTTCGTCGATCAGTCGCACCTGAGCCGTGACGTGAAGGATTTCACCGGGATGACGCCGGCGGCCGTCGCGCACGCGTCGTGGCTCGCCGTCGACGACATCGCCTGGCCGACACGGAACATTTCTCCAAGACCTCAGGCGCCGCTGCGGCGACGCTGA
- the phoU gene encoding phosphate signaling complex protein PhoU — protein MHDASYDLADAGDALAEMARLAGQALSQATEALLEADLRLAESVISGDRAIDALYRQLDVHTPDALALQQPRARDLRALVTSLRMSADLERMGDLARHIATVARMRFPDHAVPDELRGTFARMGGLGAELAQKCAQIIETRDTGAADRLDAQDDAVDRLHRGVFTALLSADQPYAVQTAIDVTLLSRYYERFADHAVSVARRVGFLGTGEPWDDQA, from the coding sequence ATGCATGACGCCTCCTATGATCTCGCCGACGCCGGCGACGCCCTGGCGGAGATGGCCAGACTGGCCGGCCAGGCGCTGTCCCAGGCCACTGAGGCACTGCTCGAAGCGGATCTGCGCCTGGCCGAGTCGGTCATCTCGGGCGACCGGGCGATCGACGCGCTCTACCGCCAGCTCGACGTGCACACCCCCGACGCGCTCGCCCTCCAGCAGCCGCGGGCGCGCGACCTGCGCGCGTTGGTCACCTCGCTGCGGATGAGCGCGGACCTGGAGCGGATGGGTGATCTGGCCCGGCACATCGCGACCGTCGCCCGGATGCGGTTCCCGGACCACGCGGTCCCGGACGAGCTGCGTGGCACCTTCGCGCGCATGGGCGGCCTCGGCGCCGAGCTGGCGCAGAAGTGCGCGCAGATCATCGAGACCAGGGACACCGGCGCCGCGGACCGGCTCGACGCGCAGGACGACGCCGTCGACCGCCTGCACCGCGGCGTGTTCACCGCGCTGCTGAGCGCGGACCAGCCCTACGCGGTCCAGACGGCCATCGACGTGACGCTGCTCAGCCGTTATTACGAGCGCTTCGCCGACCACGCCGTGTCGGTGGCCCGCCGGGTCGGGTTCCTCGGCACCGGCGAGCCGTGGGACGACCAGGCGTAG
- a CDS encoding MFS transporter, whose product MAESTTPGITAALDEAPLSRFHRRAVLTSGMGFFTDAYDLFIVGAASTLIAAQWNLSTAQTGLINSISLLAAFLGAFFFGRVADLAGRKRTYGLLAILMVVGALASAFAPSLAWLLAARFVLGVGVGGDYPVSAVLMTEYSNRSNRGKLVGLVFSMQALGTMAGYAAGLILLGTGVDHGLVWRLLLGFGAIPAACVIYLRHKMPESPRFTAQVRGDGAAAAAHLSSYTDGAVLASGAAEAGPAAGTSRLSSLLRNRRHLRTLLGTAGAWFVFDYAYYGNSVSAPLIVKSVLGGGTHSLTQTLGLNLIVFTVAAAPGYYLATVYMDRIGHRRLQLIGFTFMGLAFLLIGVIPGITTMVLPFLILFGISYFFAEFGPNTTTFVMGAEVFPTAVRSTAHGIASGFAKVGAFIGVFLFPVIQRNLGTAGALELSAGFSLLGVLLTLLVPETAGRSLDEISAEPAAATPVAATADAVTPDAPTPAVVAAAEKIAVEGAREQSIGI is encoded by the coding sequence ATGGCGGAGTCGACCACGCCTGGCATCACCGCTGCTCTGGACGAGGCGCCGCTCAGCCGGTTCCATCGCCGGGCGGTGCTCACCTCGGGAATGGGATTTTTCACCGACGCTTACGACCTGTTCATCGTCGGGGCGGCGAGCACGCTGATCGCGGCCCAGTGGAACCTGAGCACGGCGCAGACCGGCCTGATCAACTCCATCTCGCTGCTCGCCGCGTTCCTCGGCGCGTTCTTCTTCGGCCGGGTCGCGGACCTCGCCGGACGCAAGCGCACCTACGGGCTGCTGGCGATCCTCATGGTCGTCGGCGCGCTGGCCTCGGCGTTCGCGCCGAGCCTGGCCTGGCTGCTGGCCGCGCGGTTCGTGCTGGGCGTCGGCGTGGGCGGCGACTACCCGGTCTCGGCGGTGCTGATGACCGAGTACTCCAACCGCAGCAACCGCGGCAAGCTGGTCGGTCTGGTCTTCTCGATGCAGGCCCTGGGCACCATGGCGGGTTACGCGGCGGGCCTGATCCTGCTCGGCACCGGCGTGGACCACGGCCTGGTCTGGCGCCTGCTGCTCGGCTTCGGCGCCATCCCGGCCGCCTGCGTGATCTACCTGCGGCACAAGATGCCGGAATCCCCGCGCTTCACCGCGCAGGTGCGCGGGGACGGCGCGGCGGCGGCCGCCCACCTGAGCTCCTACACCGACGGCGCGGTGCTCGCGAGCGGCGCTGCCGAGGCGGGGCCGGCCGCCGGCACGTCGCGCCTGTCCTCGCTGCTCCGCAACCGCCGCCACCTGCGCACCCTGCTCGGCACGGCCGGCGCCTGGTTCGTGTTCGACTACGCCTACTACGGCAACTCGGTCTCGGCGCCGCTGATCGTCAAGAGCGTGCTCGGCGGCGGCACCCACTCGCTGACCCAGACGCTCGGGCTGAACCTGATCGTCTTCACCGTCGCGGCGGCGCCCGGCTACTACCTGGCGACCGTCTACATGGACCGGATCGGTCACCGCCGGCTTCAGTTGATCGGCTTCACCTTCATGGGGCTGGCGTTCCTGCTGATCGGCGTGATCCCGGGGATCACCACGATGGTGCTGCCGTTCCTGATCCTGTTCGGCATCAGCTACTTCTTCGCCGAGTTCGGGCCGAACACCACCACGTTCGTGATGGGCGCGGAGGTCTTCCCGACCGCGGTGCGCTCCACCGCCCACGGCATCGCCTCCGGGTTCGCCAAGGTCGGCGCGTTCATCGGCGTCTTCCTGTTCCCGGTGATCCAGCGCAACCTCGGCACGGCCGGCGCGCTGGAGCTCTCGGCCGGGTTCTCGCTGCTGGGCGTGCTGCTGACGCTGCTGGTGCCGGAGACGGCCGGGCGCAGCCTGGACGAGATCAGCGCCGAGCCGGCGGCGGCCACTCCGGTCGCGGCCACTGCCGACGCGGTCACCCCCGACGCTCCCACCCCGGCCGTCGTCGCCGCGGCCGAGAAGATCGCCGTCGAGGGCGCGCGCGAGCAGAGCATCGGGATTTAA